The proteins below are encoded in one region of Tolumonas auensis DSM 9187:
- the rsmD gene encoding 16S rRNA (guanine(966)-N(2))-methyltransferase RsmD — translation MARSKTSSPRSTPSAGRAGMIRLISGQWRGRKLPVHDVDGLRPTTDRVKETLFNWLAAEVRASRCLDVFAGSGSLGFEALSRYASYVMMIEKEPKAARQLQLNLQTLQCSQAQVICRDALQVLQAGCSEPFELVFLDPPFRKNLLPQVIPLLEQQGWLAARAVIYLERENDGEPPVIPPNWQLLKDKQAGQVCYQLYLRESPSA, via the coding sequence ATGGCACGCAGCAAAACTTCCTCTCCCCGTTCTACTCCTTCCGCCGGCCGGGCCGGTATGATCCGGCTGATCAGCGGTCAGTGGCGCGGACGTAAATTACCGGTCCATGATGTTGACGGGCTGCGGCCGACCACCGATCGGGTAAAAGAGACACTGTTCAACTGGTTAGCAGCGGAAGTTCGTGCCAGCCGTTGTCTGGATGTCTTCGCCGGAAGTGGCAGTTTGGGATTTGAAGCACTATCCCGTTATGCCAGTTATGTCATGATGATCGAGAAGGAACCGAAGGCCGCCCGTCAGTTGCAGCTGAATCTGCAGACGTTACAGTGTTCTCAGGCGCAGGTGATCTGCCGTGATGCACTGCAGGTATTGCAGGCTGGCTGTAGCGAACCGTTTGAACTGGTGTTTCTGGACCCGCCGTTCCGTAAGAATCTGCTGCCGCAGGTGATCCCGTTACTGGAACAGCAGGGTTGGCTGGCAGCAAGAGCGGTGATTTATCTGGAACGGGAAAATGACGGTGAGCCACCGGTCATACCGCCGAACTGGCAATTATTAAAAGACAAACAGGCTGGTCAGGTTTGTTACCAGCTGTATTTGCGGGAGAGTCCGTCTGCATGA
- a CDS encoding DUF1145 domain-containing protein, which yields MKWLFLLLAKLIVMGFWLGSVYFTFIHPLEGKIHTLIPVFAVLVLMVHAIQAAIMTLVAKDMIKLTARDYIELLLFGFFRMIELRGAIYEAAQKKKAEIEAKRKEA from the coding sequence ATGAAATGGTTATTTTTGTTGTTAGCCAAACTGATCGTGATGGGGTTCTGGCTGGGTAGTGTTTATTTCACCTTTATTCATCCGCTGGAAGGCAAAATTCATACGCTGATCCCGGTGTTTGCCGTGCTGGTGCTGATGGTACATGCCATTCAGGCTGCCATCATGACGCTGGTCGCCAAAGATATGATCAAGCTGACAGCCCGTGATTATATCGAGCTCCTGCTGTTTGGGTTCTTTCGCATGATTGAGCTGCGTGGTGCCATCTATGAAGCCGCGCAGAAGAAAAAAGCCGAAATCGAGGCCAAAAGAAAGGAGGCCTGA
- a CDS encoding exoribonuclease II: MFQDNPLLAQLKQQLRDNLPKKEGVVRASDRGFGFLETDHRGESYFIAPQQMKRVMHGDRIIAVIRAENGKEQAEPESLVTPFLTRFVARIKVIKDRLFVVPDHPVMKDAIKARPMKGLDEKQFKEGDWVIANLKRHGMSDASGHFAEITEYVTHNNDPEAPWWVVLRRHDLPRCAPDIEQEWQLREEGLTREDLTALPFVTIDGESTRDMDDALYVEKTADGWKMLVAIADPTAYIEPGSALDLEAAKRAFTVYLPGRNIPMIPRHLSDELCSLHEGEERPALCCEMLITAAGELLPEPRFFAANIRSQGRLIYDQLSDWLENGSAEGFDPAPVIVEQIELLHAATTARQTWRKEHAILFKDRPDYDFELNEAGEVVAIHASFRRSANKIVEESMIAANQCAGDFLAAQPGYGIFNVHAGLDVEKFKGVQELLQLHEAPLTDETLLTLPGFCQLRHWLDAQPTSYLDNRIRRFQTYSLMSAEPGPHFGLGLSHYATWTSPIRKYGDMINHRILKAIISQQEVPVRADAALTDALSLSRRSNRMAERDIGDWLYARFLLPAVASQQVFDAEIMDVMRSGLKVRLLENGAVCFIPGSLILKDRKRFVCNHDEGRAYLDGEIHYELGQTIQVKLQDAIEATRTLVAIPTELPSAAAPVTKEVLAESEHELMDELLTEPEETAPEEDEA, encoded by the coding sequence ATGTTTCAAGATAACCCGTTACTGGCGCAGCTCAAGCAGCAGCTTCGCGACAATCTGCCGAAAAAAGAAGGGGTCGTTCGCGCCTCTGACCGTGGCTTCGGCTTTCTGGAAACCGATCACCGGGGTGAAAGCTACTTCATTGCACCACAGCAGATGAAGCGAGTAATGCACGGTGACCGGATTATCGCCGTCATCCGCGCTGAAAATGGTAAAGAACAGGCTGAGCCGGAATCACTGGTCACCCCGTTCCTGACCCGCTTCGTGGCCCGCATTAAAGTGATCAAAGATCGCCTGTTCGTGGTGCCGGACCATCCGGTCATGAAAGACGCGATCAAAGCACGCCCGATGAAAGGACTGGATGAAAAGCAGTTCAAAGAAGGCGATTGGGTCATTGCCAATCTGAAACGTCACGGCATGAGTGATGCCAGTGGCCATTTCGCTGAAATTACCGAATATGTGACGCATAACAACGATCCGGAAGCGCCGTGGTGGGTGGTGTTACGTCGCCATGATCTGCCGCGTTGTGCCCCGGACATTGAGCAGGAATGGCAACTGCGTGAGGAAGGTCTGACCCGTGAAGATCTGACTGCGCTGCCGTTTGTCACTATCGACGGTGAATCGACCCGCGATATGGACGATGCCTTATATGTAGAAAAAACCGCTGACGGCTGGAAAATGCTGGTGGCGATTGCCGATCCGACCGCGTATATCGAGCCGGGTAGTGCGCTGGATCTGGAAGCCGCAAAACGCGCGTTTACCGTCTATCTGCCGGGCCGCAACATTCCGATGATCCCGCGTCACTTGAGTGACGAGCTGTGTTCACTGCATGAAGGTGAAGAGCGTCCGGCACTGTGCTGTGAAATGCTGATCACGGCAGCCGGTGAGCTGTTACCGGAGCCGCGTTTCTTTGCCGCGAATATCCGCTCACAAGGTCGTCTGATTTATGATCAGCTGTCCGACTGGCTGGAAAACGGCAGTGCAGAAGGGTTCGATCCGGCACCAGTCATCGTCGAACAGATCGAACTGTTGCACGCGGCAACCACCGCGCGTCAGACCTGGCGCAAAGAGCACGCCATTCTGTTTAAAGACCGTCCGGACTACGATTTCGAACTGAACGAAGCCGGTGAAGTGGTGGCGATCCACGCCTCATTCCGCCGCAGTGCGAACAAGATCGTGGAAGAATCGATGATTGCCGCCAACCAGTGCGCCGGTGATTTCCTTGCCGCTCAGCCGGGTTATGGCATTTTCAACGTGCATGCCGGTCTGGATGTTGAGAAATTCAAAGGCGTGCAGGAATTACTGCAGCTGCACGAAGCGCCGCTGACTGACGAAACGCTGCTGACGCTGCCGGGCTTCTGCCAGTTGCGTCACTGGCTGGATGCGCAACCAACCAGCTATCTGGACAACCGTATCCGTCGTTTCCAGACCTACTCGCTGATGTCGGCGGAACCGGGCCCGCATTTCGGCTTAGGTTTGAGCCATTACGCGACCTGGACGTCCCCGATCCGTAAATACGGCGACATGATCAACCACCGCATCCTGAAGGCGATTATCAGCCAGCAGGAAGTGCCAGTGCGTGCCGATGCCGCGCTGACCGATGCGTTGAGTCTGTCACGTCGTAGCAACCGCATGGCGGAGCGCGATATCGGCGACTGGTTATATGCCCGCTTCCTGTTACCGGCCGTGGCTTCACAGCAGGTATTTGATGCGGAAATCATGGATGTGATGCGCAGTGGTCTGAAAGTGCGTCTGCTGGAAAATGGTGCCGTGTGCTTCATTCCGGGCAGCCTGATCCTGAAAGACCGCAAGCGTTTCGTCTGCAACCATGACGAAGGCCGGGCTTATCTTGATGGTGAAATTCACTACGAGTTAGGTCAGACCATTCAGGTGAAATTGCAGGATGCGATCGAAGCAACCCGCACGCTGGTGGCGATCCCAACCGAGTTGCCGTCTGCGGCAGCACCGGTCACGAAGGAAGTGCTGGCAGAATCCGAGCATGAACTGATGGACGAACTGCTGACGGAACCGGAAGAAACGGCACCGGAAGAAGATGAAGCGTAA
- a CDS encoding ATP-binding protein, which produces MTVELPSFWRRWLPQSITAQILLLALAGLILAQVLGLQIYRSERDEALGLVNSRNAMIRLSSVVRLLSSSPAQLHEEILRASRSETLMMRIQDVPLSPSEHNDQYETIFRHLLDYPGNLSIQISAERVSNMPPPTMFQQMHQQVRDKQGRDGNNRPPPLWQRDVRMYGAIELVDGRWLNFSSLADREPPTWSLRSLLSLLLVALLIGAVLFVLLRRTTRPLKLLAQQAEQFGRGDAIPPLNETGPLEVTETLAAFNRMQLRLNRFVQDRTQMLAAISHDLRTPLTSLRLRCEFLPEGDDRDRMLQTLAQMENMLHATLSFARDEHHGEASRPVDLVSLLHSLCDDYEDNGQPVICNAEGKRVYQCRPEVLRRVLQNLINNALKYAGDAEVSLEETPDALLIRVRDHGEGIPEEQLESVFKPFYRLDTARNTEDGSVGLGLAIARTLIHQHGGELRLTNAPEGGLLAEIQLPV; this is translated from the coding sequence ATGACAGTTGAACTGCCATCCTTCTGGCGCCGCTGGTTGCCACAAAGCATTACCGCACAGATTTTATTGCTGGCACTGGCCGGGCTGATCCTGGCACAGGTGCTGGGGCTGCAGATCTATCGTTCCGAACGGGATGAAGCGCTGGGGCTGGTCAACAGCCGCAATGCCATGATCCGTCTCTCCTCGGTGGTGCGTCTGCTCAGCAGCTCGCCGGCCCAGCTGCATGAAGAAATTTTGCGCGCCAGCCGCAGTGAAACGCTGATGATGCGGATTCAGGACGTACCGTTATCCCCCAGCGAACACAATGATCAATATGAAACCATTTTCCGCCATCTGCTGGATTATCCCGGCAATCTCAGTATTCAGATCAGTGCTGAGCGGGTCAGCAATATGCCGCCGCCCACCATGTTCCAGCAAATGCATCAGCAAGTGCGTGATAAGCAGGGGCGGGATGGCAATAACCGGCCGCCACCGTTATGGCAGCGGGATGTACGGATGTATGGCGCGATTGAGCTGGTGGATGGCCGCTGGCTGAATTTCAGTTCACTGGCCGATCGGGAGCCGCCGACCTGGTCACTGCGTTCCCTCCTGAGTTTGTTGCTGGTGGCATTGCTGATCGGTGCCGTATTGTTCGTGTTACTGCGCCGTACCACCCGGCCGCTGAAATTGCTGGCACAACAGGCCGAACAGTTTGGCCGTGGTGATGCCATTCCGCCGTTAAATGAAACCGGCCCGCTGGAAGTGACAGAAACTCTGGCCGCATTTAACCGTATGCAGTTACGCCTCAATCGTTTTGTGCAGGATCGCACCCAGATGCTGGCCGCGATTTCACATGATTTACGTACCCCGCTGACCAGTCTGCGGCTGCGTTGTGAGTTCCTGCCGGAAGGCGATGATCGGGATCGCATGCTGCAGACACTGGCACAGATGGAAAATATGCTGCACGCCACCTTAAGCTTTGCCCGCGATGAACATCATGGCGAAGCCAGCCGGCCGGTGGATCTGGTCAGCTTGCTGCACAGCCTGTGTGATGATTATGAAGACAATGGTCAGCCGGTGATTTGCAATGCCGAAGGCAAACGGGTTTATCAGTGCCGGCCGGAAGTGCTGCGCCGGGTGTTACAGAATTTAATCAACAATGCCCTGAAGTATGCCGGGGATGCCGAAGTCTCGCTGGAAGAGACGCCGGACGCGCTGCTGATCCGGGTCCGTGACCACGGGGAGGGCATTCCGGAAGAACAGCTGGAGAGCGTATTTAAGCCCTTTTACCGGCTGGATACCGCCCGTAACACGGAAGATGGCAGTGTCGGACTGGGACTGGCGATTGCCCGCACACTGATCCATCAGCATGGCGGTGAATTGCGTCTGACGAATGCGCCGGAGGGTGGCCTGCTGGCAGAAATTCAGTTACCGGTCTGA
- a CDS encoding response regulator, which yields MNQPTLPHILVVDDHADIRDLLKRFLEQHGFKVTCARDGKEMKRLLENGHFTLLVLDLMLPGEDGLTLCRDLRARSSLPVVMLTAMGEEMDRIIGLEMGADDYLAKPFNPRELLARIRAVLRRANLMPDSQEELPERLHFDHWQLDLARRELVDEHGVAISLSTAEFDLLKVFLERPKRVLSRDQLLDMARGREAQAFDRAIDTLVSRLRRKLEVDPKKPELIKTVWGGGYMFSAEVRHDS from the coding sequence ATGAACCAGCCGACCCTGCCCCATATTCTGGTGGTTGATGACCACGCCGATATACGTGATTTGTTGAAACGTTTTCTGGAGCAACATGGCTTCAAGGTCACCTGTGCCCGTGACGGCAAGGAGATGAAGCGTTTGCTGGAAAATGGCCATTTTACCCTGCTGGTGCTCGACCTGATGTTGCCGGGCGAGGATGGTCTGACGTTGTGCCGCGATCTGCGTGCCCGCTCTTCACTGCCGGTGGTGATGCTGACTGCGATGGGTGAGGAGATGGATCGGATTATCGGTCTGGAGATGGGGGCGGATGATTATCTGGCGAAACCGTTTAATCCGCGGGAACTGCTGGCCCGTATTCGCGCTGTGTTGCGGCGAGCCAATCTGATGCCGGATTCGCAGGAAGAACTGCCGGAGCGGTTGCATTTTGATCACTGGCAGCTGGATCTGGCCCGGCGTGAGCTGGTCGACGAGCACGGCGTGGCGATCAGCCTTTCCACGGCGGAATTTGATCTGCTGAAAGTCTTTCTGGAACGGCCGAAGCGGGTACTGAGCCGGGATCAGTTACTGGATATGGCCCGGGGACGTGAAGCGCAGGCATTCGATCGGGCGATTGACACCCTGGTCAGCCGCCTGCGGCGCAAACTGGAAGTGGATCCGAAAAAACCGGAACTGATTAAAACCGTCTGGGGCGGTGGCTATATGTTCAGTGCCGAGGTCCGGCATGACAGTTGA
- a CDS encoding tRNA(Met) cytidine acetyltransferase TmcA: MSHLFAEHYARLLHRGERRLLLLTGEELACQQHAEQLWLSGGLWLGNGPDSVMSQPMQHTMSWLGQEYPLVILNAFCGLSPDMLGAVGGTVRAGGLLVLLMPPLADWPQFADPDYRRYVSQPEEVTRCYPHFLQRLQRLLTQDGSVWHWDLSSGTLHHPLPELPAAEWQIIPDRTGCLSTEQHHAREAVLACAMAARPYPLVVMADRGRGKSAALGLAAQQLLAQGKRIIVTAPSQQSARTLLQHSGQHPALFFYSPEALLEQDIPADLLLIDEAAAIPAALLRQLQQRYQRVVYATTIHGYEGSGHGFELRMCRWLASQWPQWQQVTLTAPLRWAASDPLEPLLARILLLDADACEPPAPTSALKAEQITSAQLLQDEDLLRQLFGLLILAHYQTSPTDLRLLLDCPDIEIWLWRDEVAIYGVALLMREGPIDAALAEQIRAGRRRPRGQLLPQTLLAHCGYLAAAGYRYLRVMRIAIHPACQQQGQGGRFIAALTAHYLLHADFLGCSFAATPELLHFWRKQGWQAVRLGLSKDVATGCHAAVLLTALRPELQPQLSAWQQQFQQHLPVWLAHILNDLAADIVLPLLQPATSEPLTAQEQQDLLAFTDHHRSPDHSWPAVTRAMQVSAGELAQLPAAMAALLIQRFWQGKSWAWLAEQHQLAGQKAVVQQLRRVVKRLLSPPGCSGEEQ, translated from the coding sequence ATGTCCCACTTGTTTGCTGAACATTATGCGCGTCTGCTGCATCGCGGTGAGCGCCGGCTGTTGTTGCTGACGGGGGAAGAACTTGCCTGTCAGCAACATGCAGAACAACTGTGGCTAAGTGGCGGACTGTGGCTGGGCAACGGCCCGGACAGCGTGATGTCGCAACCGATGCAGCATACGATGTCGTGGCTGGGGCAGGAGTATCCGCTGGTCATTCTGAACGCGTTCTGCGGGCTGTCGCCGGATATGCTGGGTGCGGTGGGTGGCACCGTGCGTGCCGGTGGTCTGCTGGTGTTACTTATGCCGCCACTGGCGGACTGGCCGCAGTTTGCCGATCCGGACTACCGGCGTTATGTGTCTCAGCCGGAAGAGGTGACGCGCTGTTATCCGCATTTTCTGCAACGGCTGCAGCGCTTGCTGACGCAGGATGGTTCAGTCTGGCACTGGGATCTCAGCAGTGGCACGTTACACCATCCGCTGCCGGAACTACCGGCGGCAGAGTGGCAGATTATTCCTGATCGCACCGGTTGTCTCAGTACCGAACAGCATCATGCCCGTGAGGCGGTACTGGCTTGTGCAATGGCCGCCAGACCGTATCCACTGGTGGTGATGGCGGATCGCGGCCGCGGCAAGTCAGCGGCCCTTGGCTTGGCGGCGCAGCAACTGCTGGCGCAGGGTAAACGCATCATCGTCACCGCGCCCTCGCAGCAATCGGCGCGCACCTTACTGCAGCATTCCGGTCAGCATCCGGCGCTGTTTTTTTACAGTCCCGAGGCTTTGCTGGAGCAGGATATCCCGGCCGATCTGCTGCTGATTGACGAAGCCGCTGCCATTCCGGCCGCATTATTGCGCCAACTGCAGCAGCGGTATCAGCGCGTGGTTTATGCAACCACCATTCATGGCTATGAAGGCTCAGGGCATGGTTTTGAATTACGGATGTGCCGCTGGCTGGCCAGCCAGTGGCCGCAATGGCAGCAAGTCACATTAACAGCACCGCTGCGCTGGGCTGCCAGTGATCCGCTGGAACCACTGCTGGCCCGCATTCTGTTACTGGATGCGGATGCCTGCGAACCGCCGGCGCCCACGTCAGCGCTGAAAGCGGAACAGATCACCTCCGCGCAATTATTGCAGGATGAAGACCTGCTGCGGCAGTTATTCGGGCTGCTGATCCTGGCGCATTACCAGACTTCACCGACCGATCTGCGCTTGCTGCTGGATTGTCCGGATATTGAGATCTGGCTGTGGCGCGATGAGGTGGCCATCTATGGGGTCGCCCTGTTAATGCGCGAAGGGCCGATTGATGCCGCACTGGCGGAACAGATCCGGGCCGGACGTCGTCGTCCCCGCGGACAGCTGTTACCGCAAACGCTGCTGGCGCACTGCGGATATCTTGCTGCCGCCGGCTATCGTTATCTGCGCGTGATGCGGATTGCCATCCATCCTGCCTGTCAGCAACAGGGACAGGGCGGGCGCTTCATTGCAGCACTGACGGCGCATTACCTTTTGCATGCCGATTTTCTGGGCTGCTCGTTTGCCGCCACACCGGAATTACTGCATTTCTGGCGTAAACAGGGCTGGCAGGCGGTCAGACTGGGGTTAAGCAAGGACGTTGCTACCGGTTGTCATGCGGCGGTCTTGCTGACGGCGCTGCGGCCGGAATTACAGCCGCAACTCAGCGCATGGCAACAGCAGTTTCAGCAGCACCTGCCGGTCTGGCTGGCGCATATTCTGAATGATTTAGCCGCTGATATTGTTTTGCCGTTATTACAGCCGGCAACGAGTGAGCCGTTAACGGCACAGGAACAACAGGATTTACTGGCGTTTACCGATCATCACCGTTCACCGGATCACAGTTGGCCGGCTGTCACGCGGGCGATGCAGGTGTCTGCCGGGGAATTGGCGCAATTGCCGGCGGCTATGGCGGCACTATTGATACAACGATTCTGGCAGGGAAAGTCGTGGGCGTGGCTGGCAGAGCAGCATCAGTTAGCGGGGCAGAAGGCAGTTGTACAGCAGTTAAGACGAGTGGTAAAAAGACTGCTCTCTCCACCGGGGTGCAGTGGGGAAGAGCAGTAA
- the gmhB gene encoding D-glycero-beta-D-manno-heptose 1,7-bisphosphate 7-phosphatase, with protein MAKIAVFLDRDGVINQDTGYVSCVDDFHFIDGAIEALQILKQKGYCLVLVTNQSGIARGYFSEKQFMHLTEWMDWSLADHDVDLDGIYYCPHHPTEGEEPYRQACDCRKPAPGMLLDAAKDLAIDLANSYMVGDKAADLQAAKAAGVSHKILVRTGKAVTEEAQALADEVQDSLLTFAKSVPAVN; from the coding sequence GTGGCAAAAATTGCAGTTTTTCTGGATCGGGACGGCGTGATTAATCAGGACACAGGTTATGTATCCTGTGTGGATGACTTCCATTTTATTGATGGTGCTATTGAGGCATTGCAGATCCTGAAGCAAAAGGGCTATTGCCTGGTGCTGGTAACCAATCAGTCGGGTATCGCCCGGGGTTATTTCAGTGAAAAGCAATTTATGCACCTGACCGAATGGATGGACTGGTCGCTGGCCGACCACGATGTCGATCTCGATGGTATCTATTATTGTCCGCACCACCCGACCGAGGGTGAAGAACCTTATCGTCAGGCGTGTGACTGTCGTAAGCCGGCACCCGGTATGTTGCTGGATGCCGCGAAAGATCTGGCGATTGATTTGGCAAACTCTTACATGGTGGGAGATAAAGCGGCGGATTTACAGGCAGCTAAAGCGGCAGGTGTCAGCCATAAGATCCTGGTTCGTACCGGTAAAGCCGTGACCGAAGAAGCACAGGCACTGGCTGATGAAGTGCAGGATTCATTACTGACCTTTGCGAAGTCGGTGCCGGCGGTAAACTAA
- a CDS encoding thiol:disulfide interchange protein DsbA/DsbL has product MKKMFVLLAGLLIAPFLQAAPEFKENVNYEVIRQTNTPKPEVMEFFSYYCPHCYQFEPIMAELKKQLPADVAFKRTPVAFLGKEMGPELQRAYAVADLLKAEDKVTPVLFQRIQTERNPPQNRADVRALFEQAGVDGKDFDGAIDSFAVTGMVAQYDRNTGSMNIRAVPSTVVNGKYLVKTEGIKSTEEFIALVKFLLAKKD; this is encoded by the coding sequence ATGAAAAAAATGTTTGTGTTGTTAGCTGGTCTGTTGATTGCGCCTTTTTTACAGGCAGCACCGGAATTTAAAGAAAACGTAAACTATGAGGTGATTCGCCAGACGAACACACCGAAACCGGAAGTGATGGAGTTCTTCTCTTACTATTGCCCGCACTGCTATCAGTTTGAACCTATCATGGCTGAACTGAAAAAGCAGTTGCCTGCGGATGTCGCCTTCAAACGTACGCCGGTTGCATTTCTGGGTAAAGAGATGGGTCCTGAACTGCAGCGCGCTTATGCTGTCGCTGACCTGCTGAAAGCCGAAGATAAAGTCACGCCGGTACTCTTTCAGCGTATTCAGACCGAACGTAATCCGCCACAAAACCGGGCGGATGTGCGCGCACTGTTTGAACAGGCCGGGGTAGATGGCAAGGATTTTGATGGTGCCATCGACAGCTTCGCGGTCACCGGCATGGTCGCGCAGTATGATCGCAATACCGGCAGCATGAATATCCGTGCCGTACCGTCTACTGTCGTGAACGGTAAATACCTGGTAAAAACCGAAGGTATCAAGAGCACTGAAGAGTTTATCGCGCTGGTTAAGTTCCTGCTGGCGAAGAAAGATTAA
- the exuR gene encoding transcriptional regulator ExuR: MESFEASRLYQRVASELKHQIKSGQYVIGDRLPAERLIAEAMAVSRTVVREAIIMLEVEGLVDVRKGSGIHVIGIEPRYQPSISEQDDEFLTAGPFELLQARQLLESNVAEFAATQVTKQDILALQAIQETARKEDRARDSQWDKEFHIQVAKATQNSVLVTLVEKLWQHREKNPYWRKLHEHIDDRAMESWCEDHEQILKALMRKDPKAAKLAMWQHLENTKQMLFQATTIDDDLVDDRYLFSENPVVHLARA, translated from the coding sequence ATGGAATCTTTTGAAGCGAGTCGGTTGTATCAGAGAGTAGCCAGCGAGTTAAAACATCAGATCAAGAGTGGTCAGTATGTGATTGGTGATCGCCTGCCGGCTGAACGTCTGATTGCTGAAGCCATGGCGGTCAGCCGCACGGTTGTTCGCGAAGCAATCATCATGCTGGAAGTCGAAGGGTTGGTAGATGTCCGTAAAGGTTCAGGTATTCATGTAATCGGGATTGAACCGCGTTATCAGCCATCGATCAGTGAACAGGATGATGAATTTCTCACTGCGGGTCCGTTCGAATTGCTGCAGGCGCGGCAATTACTGGAAAGTAATGTCGCGGAATTTGCGGCCACGCAGGTCACCAAACAAGATATTCTGGCGTTGCAGGCCATTCAGGAAACTGCCCGTAAAGAAGATCGCGCCCGCGATTCCCAATGGGACAAGGAATTCCATATTCAGGTCGCCAAGGCGACCCAGAACTCGGTGTTGGTGACGCTGGTGGAAAAACTCTGGCAACACCGGGAAAAGAACCCGTACTGGCGCAAATTACACGAGCATATTGATGATCGGGCGATGGAGAGCTGGTGCGAAGACCACGAGCAGATCCTGAAAGCGCTGATGCGTAAAGATCCGAAAGCGGCCAAACTGGCGATGTGGCAGCATCTGGAAAACACCAAACAAATGCTGTTTCAGGCAACGACGATTGATGACGATCTGGTGGATGACCGCTATCTGTTTTCTGAAAATCCGGTGGTTCATCTGGCCCGGGCGTAA
- a CDS encoding MFS transporter, whose product MAKRKIVGLRWWIIGVVMLGTVLNYLTRSSLSAAAPTLKEQLNISVEQYSYVVAAFQACYTIMQPIAGFILDNIGIKIGLAIFCVGWSIANMLHGFAGSWQSLAFFRGLMGMAEAAVIPAALKAVTEWFPAKERSIATGWFNIGSSIGGMLAPPLVIACITYYNWETAFVVTGALGFFWVALWLMFFRTPDEHPQITEEERQYILEGQEESHKNDTSKPSVKQIMSRKEFWGIAIPKFLAEPAWQTFNFWIPLYLSTVRHMDLKEIAMFAWIPFLAADMGCIVGGYLSPMLMKYFNVSLLNSRKLVVVTGSICMLAPAAIGTVASPYTAIALFCVGCFAHQTISGALITMSSDVFPRNSVGTANGLTGMAGYLGATIFSFIVGIVASKIGYDPLFICLSLFDVVGAIIVCTLIGSSVPTGAEQKAEVATA is encoded by the coding sequence ATGGCTAAGAGAAAAATCGTCGGCCTGCGCTGGTGGATCATCGGTGTAGTAATGCTGGGGACGGTACTGAACTATTTAACCCGTTCATCTTTGTCAGCCGCAGCACCAACGCTGAAAGAACAATTAAATATCAGTGTCGAACAATATTCCTATGTAGTCGCTGCGTTTCAGGCCTGCTATACCATCATGCAGCCGATTGCCGGTTTTATTCTCGATAATATCGGTATCAAAATTGGTCTGGCCATTTTCTGTGTCGGTTGGTCAATCGCCAACATGTTGCACGGTTTTGCCGGAAGCTGGCAGTCACTGGCATTTTTCCGTGGTCTGATGGGTATGGCGGAAGCTGCGGTAATTCCCGCCGCCTTAAAAGCGGTTACGGAATGGTTTCCGGCAAAAGAGCGTTCGATTGCAACTGGCTGGTTTAATATTGGCTCGTCTATCGGCGGTATGCTGGCACCTCCGTTAGTCATTGCCTGTATCACGTATTACAACTGGGAAACGGCCTTCGTCGTTACCGGCGCGCTTGGATTTTTCTGGGTTGCATTGTGGCTGATGTTCTTCCGTACCCCAGATGAACACCCTCAGATCACTGAAGAAGAAAGACAATACATTCTGGAAGGCCAGGAAGAGTCGCATAAAAATGACACTTCTAAGCCATCGGTAAAACAGATCATGTCTCGTAAAGAATTCTGGGGTATTGCGATTCCCAAATTCCTGGCTGAACCCGCCTGGCAGACCTTTAACTTCTGGATCCCGCTGTATTTAAGTACTGTTCGTCACATGGATCTGAAAGAGATTGCCATGTTTGCCTGGATCCCGTTCCTGGCGGCAGACATGGGCTGTATCGTCGGTGGTTATTTATCACCTATGCTGATGAAATATTTCAACGTGTCTCTGTTGAACAGTCGTAAACTGGTGGTTGTGACCGGCTCCATTTGTATGCTGGCACCGGCAGCGATTGGTACAGTTGCAAGCCCTTATACTGCCATTGCATTGTTCTGTGTTGGCTGTTTTGCGCACCAGACCATTTCCGGCGCATTGATCACTATGTCTTCGGATGTGTTCCCGAGAAACTCTGTCGGTACCGCAAATGGTCTGACTGGTATGGCAGGTTATCTGGGCGCGACTATCTTCTCGTTCATCGTGGGTATTGTCGCGAGCAAAATTGGCTATGATCCGTTGTTTATTTGTCTGTCACTGTTTGATGTGGTTGGTGCCATCATTGTATGTACGCTGATTGGTTCATCAGTACCTACCGGTGCGGAGCAGAAAGCGGAAGTGGCAACTGCATAA